Genomic segment of Rhodothermales bacterium:
GGCCGCCACGGCGATGTCCGCCTTCCAGCTCCTCCAGACCGTCACGACCGAGCAGATCGTCCGCTTCATCCGGAACGAGCACCCGCAGACGGCCGCCCTCATCCTCGACCGGATGACGCCGCGCCGCGCCAGCGAGGTCCTCGCCGTGCTCGACCACGACTTTCAGAGCGAGGTGGTCTACCGGCTCGCCACGATGAGCGAGGCCGCGCCCGAGTTGCTGCAAGAGGTCGAGGACGTGATCCGGCAGGAGCTCGGGCCCGTCTTCGGCGGAGCCACGGCGCAGGGCGGCGTCGAGAAGGTGGCCGCCATCCTCAACAGCGCGGGGCGCTCCACCGGCACCACGATCATGGAGAGCCTCCGCGAGCGCTCGCCCGACCTCGCCGGCAGCATCAAGAGCTTCATGTTCGTCTTCGACGACCTCATCACGGTCTCGGGCCGCGACCTCCAGCGCCTCCTCACGGGCGTCGACCAGAAGGACCTCGCGCTCGCGCTCAAGGGCGCCTCGGACGAGCTCAAAGCCAAAGTCCTCGAGAACGTCAGCGACCGCGTCCGCGAGTCGATCGTCGAGGAAATCGAGCTGCTCGGGCCCGTCCGCGTCACGGACGTGGAAGAGGCGCAGCAGCGCATCGTCGAGGTCGCACAGGACCTCGAGGAACGCGAGGAGATCGCCCTCTCCGCGCAGCCGGCCGAGGAGGTGCTGCTCTAACCGATGACCGTCCTCAAACACCTCGCTCCCCCCGCCGCGCCTGCGTCCGAGCCCGCGGCCGAGCCGCTCCGCCACCGCGGCGTGCTGCGGAGCGCCCACGCCCGCCGCGCCTCCCGCCCGTTCGAGGTCCAGGCGAACTGGGCGCCGGACTTCCCCGTCGCGCCCGACGCCGAAGCGGAGCCCGAGCCCGAGCCCGGTCTCGACGACCTCCGCGCCGCGTGGGAGACCGAGGCCCAGCAGCGGCTCGACGCGGCCGTGGCAGCCGCCCGCGAAGCCGCCTTCGCCGAGGGCCACGCCGTCGGCCGCGAAGCCGTCCTCGCGGAGACCGCCGCCGCCGCCGAAGCCGCGTACGCCACGGCCGCCGCCGGCCTCGACCAACTCCACGCCGACTGGTCCGACCACCTCCACCGCATCGAGCCCCTGCTCGTCCAACTCGCGCTGGACGCGACCGAGTTGCTGCTCGGCTCCGGTCTCCCCGACGCCGTCCGCGACGCGACGACCGAGGCCCTCACGGCCGCCGTCGAGCAGCTCGCCGCCGACGCCCCCCTCACCGTCGCGACGCACCCCGTCGACTACCTCCACCTGCAGGAGGGCGGCTTCGTGGAGCACCTCGCCGCGAGCCACCCCGGCCTCCGCTGGACGCCGAACCCCGCGCTCGCCGAAGGCGACTGGGTCGTCGAGTCGCCGAAGGCGGCCGTCCGCCGGATCCGGTCCGAGATGCTGCGCCACCTCCACGACCGCCTCGGTCTCCACGCCGACGACGGCACCGACGAGGAGGACGTGTAACCCATGTCCTTCGTCGCCCACACCCTCCAGCAGCTCCACGCCATCCCCACCGGGCCGGTCGTCTACGGGAAAGTGCAGGCCGTCGTCGGTCTCCTCATCGAGGCGAGCGGGCTCGACGCCGCCGTCGGCGAGCTGTGCTACATCCACGAGCGCGTGGGCGGGCGCCGGCTCAAGGCCGAGGTCGTCGGCGTGCGCAGCGGGACGACGGTCCTGATGCCGCTCGAAGAGACGCACGGGCTCCGGGCCGGCTGCCTCATCGAGTGCTCACGCCTGCCGCTGACGGTCCGCGTCGGCCAGGCCCTCCTCGGCCGCGTGATCGACGCGAACGGCCGCCCGCTCGACGGGAAGGGTCCGCTCGCGCTCATGGCTGAGCAGCCCGTCCACCGCGAGCCGCCGTCCCCGCTCGACCGGCAGACCATCCACGAGCCACTCGCGACCGGCGTCCGCGCGATCGACGCCTTCCTCACGATCGGGAAGGGGCAGCGGATCGGGATCTTCGCCGGCTCCGGCGTCGGCAAAAGCACGCTCCTCGGGATGATCGCCCGCGAGGCCAAGGCCGACGTCAACGTGATCGCCCTCATCGGCGAGCGCGGGCGCGAGGTGCGCGAGTTCATCGACGACAACCTCGGCGAGGAGGACCTCGCCCGCTCCGTCGTCATCGCCGTCACCGGCGACCAGGCGGCGATGAGCCGCGTGAAGGGCGCGAGCGTCGCCCTCGCCGTGGCCGAACACTTCCGCGACGAGGGGAAAGACGTGCTCCTCATGATGGACTCCGTGACGCGCGTGGCGATGGCGCAGCGCGAGATCGGCCTCGCCGTGGGCGAGCCGCCGACGACGCGCGGCTACACCCCGAGTGTGTTCGCCCTCCTCCCGCGCCTGCTCGAACGGGCCGGGCCGGGCGCCACCGGCACCATCACCGGCATCTTCACCGTGCTCGTCGACGGCGACGACATGAACGAGCCCATCGGCGACGCCGCGCGCGGCATCCTCGACGGCCACATCGTCCTCTCGCGCAAGCTCGCCCACGCCAACCACTTCCCGGCCATCGATGTGCCCGGCAGCGTGAGCCGCGTGATGAACCGCGTGGCCTCGGCCGAGGCGCTCGCCGCCGCCGACGAGGCGCGCCGCCTGCTCGGCGCCCACCGCAAGGTCGAGGACCTCCTGCGGATCGGGGCCTACGAGCGCGGGCAGGACCCGCTCACCGACCGCGCCCTCGCCGCCCACGGCGCCCTCACCGAGTTCCTCCAGCAGGGCGTCCACGAGCCCATCGATCCCGACCCTGTCGGCACGCTCCGCGCGCTCCTCGCCACGATTCCGACGCCGCCCACCCGCTAGCGCGCGGTTTGGCCGACTCCTTGCATTCCTCCCGACACGCCTCCTTCCCCCACGTATTCGCCCGCTAGAGCCCGCATGTCTGGAAAGAAATTCCGATTCTCCTTGCACGATGTGTTAGAACTGCGCCGCCACCAGGCCGAGCGCGCCGAGCAGGACCTCGCGCGCGCCTATCGGGACCGGCAGGCGCAGGAATCCGCGCTCGAAGCCGCCGAGCGTCGCCTCCACGAACTCGCCCACCGCACGCCGACCTCCGGCGTCGCCGACCTCGTCTCGCTGCGCCAGCTTGCCGCCTACCGGCTCGACGCGCAGCGGGCCGCGCAGGCCGAGGCCCAGACGCTGGAGCGGCTCCGCCGCGAGGAGGCGCAGGCGAAGCGCGCGCTCGTCCTCAAGCGCCGGCCTGAGGAAGCGCTCGCCATCCTCCGCGACGACGAGCACTCCGCCCACCGCAAAGCAGCCGACGACGCCGAGTCGGCGTTCCTCGACGAGCAGGCCGTGGTCGCCCACTGCCGTAAGCAGCGCGAGGCGGCCTGATGAAGCAGGTGATTCTCCCCGCCGTACTCGCCCTCGTCTGCTTCGCCGCGAGCCTCGTCGGCACCTACGCCGTCGTGCCGAAGCCCGCGCCGGAAGATGCCGCCGCCGACAGCCTCGCCGTGGCGGAGGCCGAGGCCAAGCCCCGCTCGACGATCAGGAATGCCGACGCGCCGGCCGTGTTCGACGCCGCGCTTCAGGACTCCCTCAGCGTCCTCCGCCGCGAGCTCGACGACGCCCGCCGCGAGCTCGAGACCGCTGGCACACCGCCCGTCGACCGGCAGGCCGAGGCGCAGGCGCTGAGCGGCACGCTGAGCAAGCTCGAAGACGCCGAGCTCCGCGCCATCCTCACCCGGCTCGATCTCGAAGTCGTCGAGATGCTCTACGCCGCCTCGTCGGCGCGGAACCGGACGCGGCTGCTCCAGGCCCTCCCGTCGGACCGCGCCGCGCGCTTCGTCCGCTACCTCACGACGGGGTCCGCCGGGGACGACGCGCCCGCACCCGTCGCCGAGAGCCCCGTTTCGGAAGCCGCTCCCGCGACGCCGACAGAGACCCAGGGCTGACATGACGCCATTCCTCGCCACCCTCACGCCGCTCGTTCCGGCCCCCGACGTCGACCTCCGCCCCGGCGGCGGTATGCCCGAATTGGACGGAGCGGCGTTCGCGACGCTGCTGAATGGAGCGCTGCTGCATTCGGCTGCCGCCGAGGGCGCGGTTGCAGCCGAGGGTGAGGGGGACGTGCCCGTCGGGGCCGCGCTCACCCAAGAGGTGGCTGCCGAGACCGAGCATGCCGCAGAGGAGAGCGAGAGCACGGAAACAGAGGAGGCCGAGCACAGCACGCAGACCGCCGATCGGGCGTCCGCTGCGGTTTCCATCCCCCTCGCGCCCACCGTAGCGACGCCTCTGGTTTCCGCTTCCGAAACCGGCGAAATGGCTCCGCCCGCGATGTCCCCTCCGAGTCGTCCTGCGCCAGCGCTGCCGGTCCCTTCGGCCGACGCCCCGCCGTCCACGCCTTCGGCTTCGGCCGCCACATCGGGCGCATCGGAACAGACCCTCGCTCCTCCCTCCTCTCCCGATGCCCCCGCCGAAGCGCCGGTGCGTACGACCGGCAGCGGGGAAGCTGTAGAACCCGCCGCGAGCGACTTGACGGCCGAAGGCTCCTCGCCCCCGGTCGATGCTTCGATGGTGGACCCCGCACATCCGGTCAAGGCAGCGTCCTCGCCCCTACCGCCGACGACGTTCGCGCCGATGCCCGACGCCACGGCGCCTTCGCTCGACGCTGAGGCCCAGCCCTTCGAGTCGACGCCGCCGACGGATCTGTCTGAGCCCGCGAGCCCGCTCGACTCGACGGCGCTCGACCCGATCGCACCCGACCCGACGGCGCTTCCGGCTGACTCCGTCGAGGTGGCTCCCGAACCCGTTGGGGACGATGCCTCCACCGAGCCCACGGCTCCGTCTGCGGACGACGCGGAGCCGGCGGCGGCCCAGCAGCAGGAAGGGTCGTTCGAGGGCGACGGCCAGAGCCCGCAGGATCAGCCGACGGACGAACGGTTGCTATCCGTCGACCGCACGGCCACGACCCCTGATCAGGTCGAGGGCGACCCATCGATCCCACCGATGAGCGAGGCGGCCGACGGTCCCGCAGCGTCGGCGCGCGCCGAGACGCCGCCGTCGCTCCAGCGCACGCTTCCCGTGGCGTGGCTCCGCGCCGTGCTCGACCAGCCGCTCCGCGGCCTCCCACCCGGCGCAGCAGCGCAGTCGCTCCAAATCCGACTCGACGACGGCGAAGGCACCCTCACGATCGAGACGCACCGGGACAACGACCGCGTCAGCGTGTCCGTCGCCTTCAGTGACGGGCACCTCCGCAGCCTCGCCTCCGCCAGCGCCGACCGCATCCACGCCGTGCTACAAGAGCACTTCGGCGCGAGCGTCGACCTCTCGCTCACGAGCGACGGCTCCGACGATGCCCCGTCTGACGGCCGCAATGACCGGGGCTTCTCCCGTTCCGTGCCCCGCGCCGACCTCGCGGCTCCCGCCCGCACCACCGCTTCTCCCTCACGCGCCCGCCTCAGCGGGGGCCGACACGAATGGGTCGGCTAGCCCCGCCCTCAACCCGCACGCCCATGGAGATCACCTCGCTCACACCCGCCGCCGACACCCCGGCCGGCCCGACCACGCCGCCGACCACGTTCGGCGACCCGTCGCTCGGGAAGGACGAGTTCCTCAACCTGCTCGTCGCCCAGCTTCGAAACCAAGACCCGCTGAACCCGCAGGAGGGGCACGAATTCGTCGCCCAGCTCGCGCAGTTCTCGTCCGTCGAGCAGCTCGCCAACATCAGCTCGACGCTCAACACGCACTCCGGCCAGCTCGCCGCGCTCGCCGAGGGGATGTCCGCTTCGGCCGCGCAGCAGGCCGCGCTCGCGGGCACGCTCACGAGCGGGATGAACCTCAGCACGGCCTCCGCGCTGATCGGGCAGACCGTCGAGGTCGCCGGCAACGAGCTCGGGTGGAACGGGTCGGACCCGGCCGCCTTCGGGTTCGAGCTCGCAGACTCCGCCGCCGACGTCGAAGTCACCGTCCGCGATGCCGAGGGCAACGTCGTCCGCACGTTCGCGCTCGGCGGGCAGGGCGAGGGCGCGCACAACCTGACGTGGGACGGCCGCGACGGCGACGGCGCCCCGCTCCCCGAAGGCGACTACACCTTCGAGGTCAGCGCCCAGAACGCGGACGGCGACGACGTGGCCGCGACGAGCTACATCCGTGGCACCGTGGACCGCATCACCATCGAGAGCGGCGGCGTGTCGCTCTGGTTCGGCGGCCGGTCCGTCCCGCTCAGCGACCTCCGCAGCATCGTTTCCTGATTCTCACTCCATCCACCCAACGCTTACGCCCATGAACGTTCGCCAGCTCGCGGCTCGCGTGGAAGGCCCCGGCAACGCCGGGCTCGCTCCGCCTGCCTCGCGGGCGCCCGACGCGCCGGGATCCGCCTTCGCCGACGCGCTCCGGCACGCCGAGCGGGGCGCGCCCCCCGACGACGGGATCACGCTCTCCGCGCATGCCGAGCGCCGCATCGAAGCCCGCGGCATCTCGCTCGACGCGGCCGAGCGCCAGTCCCTCGCCGACGCCGTCCGGCTCCTCGACGCGAAGGGCGCCCGCGAGGCGCTCCTCCTCCGCGCCGACGCCGCCTTCGTCGTCAGCGTCCCCTCGCGCACCGTCGTCACGGCGGTCAGCACCGACGAGATGCGCGACCGCGCCTTCACCCAGATCGACAGCGCCTTCGTGCTCTAGCTCCACCCAGTTCACGCTCCACCCCTTCACGCTCGACCCTTACCTCCCAACCACCCCGGCAGGACCCGCCCTCCGACGCTTCCGCGCGGAACAGGGACGCCGGACCGCGACCGACCGACGGACGTCGCGGACCACCCCCCACACACCATGATTCGCTCCCTCCGCACCGGCGTCCTCGGCCTTCGCAGCCATCAGTTCCGCATGGACGTCATCGGTAACAACATCGCCAACGTCAACACCGTCGGCTTCCGGCGCAGCCGCGTCGCCTTCCACGACATGCTCGGGCAGAAGATGCTCGGCATCGGGCAGACGATCGGCGGCGCGAGCATCGGCAACGGCGCGACGGTCGGCTCGATTGACCAGGCCTGGAGCCAGGGCTCGTTCGAGTACACCAACCTCGCCACCGACCTCGCCCTCGGCGGCGACGGCTTCTTCGTTGTCCGCGGCGCCGAAGGCAACGCGCTCACCCGCAGCGGCAACTTCCAGTTCAACGCCGACGGCCAGCTCGTCACCTCGAACGGGATGAACGTGCAGGGCTGGGCCTACAACCCCGACGGCACCATCAACACCGGCGCCCTCCAGGACGTCCAGATCGCGCTCGACGCGACGGCCCCGCCGGAGGAGACGGGGAACGTCACGCTCGGCGGCAACCTCTCGGCCGACCTCGTCCCGAACGAGGACGGCAGCGAGGCCACGATGTCGACCGTCGTCTACGACGCCCAGGGCCAGCCGCACACGCTCGTGCTCACCTTCGGCATGACCGACGCCGACACGTGGACGCTGACCACGGCCCAGATCGCCGGCGACCCCGACGCCGAGCCGCCCGTCCCCGCCACCGACCTCACCGGCTCGGGCATCGAGCTCGACTTCGACATCGACGGCAACATCATCGGGCCCGACCCGGCGACGATCGACCTCAGCGGCGTCTTCCCCGGCAGCAACGGCGACGACCTCGCGATCACGCTCGACATCGGCAACCTCACGCAGTACGGCGGCTCCTCCACGGCGAACGTGAACGCCCAGGACGGGCAGGCCGCCGGCCGGCTCATCGGCTACGGCATCGACCCCTCGGGCTCGCTCGTGCTCAGCTTCTCGAACGGGGAGCAGCGCGCGATTGCCCAGCTCGCGATCGGAACCGTGGCGAACCCGAACGGGCTGGAGCAGCTCGGCGACAACTTCTACGGGCTCACGGCCGGCGCCGGCGACCTCGTCCTCGGCCGCGCCGGGGAGGAGATCAACACGGCGGTGATCTCGGGCGCGCTCGAGACGAGCAACGTGGACCTCGCCGCCGAGTTCACGGACATGATCGTGACGCAGCGGGGCTACCAGGCCTCGGCCCGCGTCATCACCACGTCGGACGAGATGCTGCAGGAGGTGGTGCAGCTGAAGCGGTAGGCTCGGCGGCCCTCCGCTGACGCCCGCCCCTCCCGCCTCGTCCGGCGGTTTCCGAAGCCCCGCGCCGCTCGCCGGCGCGGGGCTTCGTGCGTCGGGGAAAATCCGCCGGCCCGCCTTAAGCCGGGCGCGGATCTCCGATAACCGGAGCACGTCCCCGGCAGCCCCCCTGCCGGGCGAGCGGCAACATGTTCCGCCCGCCGCCGCCAATCCTTTCCGCCCTCCCCGGTCCGCTGCCCCCGACGTCGGATGAATAAGACCACGCTCCTCGGCCTCGTCACCGGCCTCGTTCTCATCTTCGGCACGATCGTCACAGGCGATGGGTGGATCACGTTCCTCGACCCGAAATCGCTCATGATCGTGTTCGGGGGGACGGGCGCGGCGCTCGCCATCGCGTTCTCCTTCCCCGAGTTGAAGACGATCCCCGGCGGCGTCAAGGCCTTCTTCGCCTTCCAGGACCCCATCTATCCCCGGTTCGTGGGGGAGTTCACCGACCTCGCCCGCCTCGTCCGCCGCGACGGGCTGCTGGCCCTCGACCGGAAGATCGGCGAGATCGACCACGACCTCATGAAGTTCGGGCTGGAGATGGCCGTGGACGGCGTGGAGGCCGACGAGGTCGACGAGCTGATGAAGAGCCGGATCGGCGAGGAGCTGCAGGGGCGTGCGCTCACCGGCCGCTTTTTCAACACGGCGGGCACCTACGCCCCCGCCTTCGGGATGGTTGGCACGCTGATTGGGTTGATCCAGATGCTCCAGAACCTCAACGACCCCAGCGCCATCGGCCCCGCCATGGCCGTCGCCATGATCACCACGTTCTACGGCGCCCTCGTCGCCAACCTCATCTGCCTGCCGTTCGCGGCCAAGCTGAAGGCGCAGACCAGCGCCGTCGCGAAGGAGTACGAGATGGTGCGGACGGGCGTGCTCGCGATCGTCCGCGGCGAGAGCCCGATCATGGTCGAGAAGCGCCTCGCGCTCTACGTCGGGGGCGACGCCCCGGAGGCGACCGCTGAGGAGCCCACCCCCCTTAAACGCGCTGCCTGACCCACTGACCGCCCGTGGCCGACGACTTCAACCTTGAGGAGGACGACGAACCCACCGCCCCGTTCTGGATGGCGACGTTCAGCGACATGATGACGCTGCTGCTCACGTTCTTCGTGATGCTCGTCGCCATGTCGGAGGTGGAGGTGAAGAAGTTCGAGGAGGCCCTCAGCTATTTCCAGGGCGGCACCGGCATGCTCACCTACGAGTCCGTCACGCCCACGCTCCGCCGCCACTCCAGCGTCGAGTACTCCCAGCGCGAGCACGCCATGCGCTTCGAGGAGGTGGAGCGCTACCTCCAGGAGCAGGGGCTCACCGACATGGTCGAGGTGAACCTGACCGAGACCGGGCTCAGCGTGTCCGTCACGGACTCCGTGATGTTCCGCTCCGGCGCCGCCGAGCTGATCGAGCCGTCGCAGCACCTGCTCGTCACCCTCACCGAGCTCCTCGGCGGCGCCGTCGCCGCCGTCCGCGTGGAGGGCCACACCGACGACCGCCCGATCCAGACCGCCCGCTACCCCTCGAACTGGGAGCTCTCCACGGCCCGGGCCGCCTCCGTGGTCCGGTTCCTGCTGGAGACGCCCGACGCCCTCTCCCCCGACCGCTACACGGCGCTCGGTCACGGCGAGCACCGCCCCATCGCCTCCAACGAGACGGGCGAAGGCCGGGCTCGCAACCGCCGCGTAGACATCTTTTTCGAATGGATCCAGACATGGCCGACCCCATAGTACCCGACCCCGCAGCCCCCCCCAAGCGTCGCTGGATCCCCATCGTCGCAGCGATCGTGGTGCCGGCCGTGCTCGGCGCGTGGGTCGCCGTGAGCCAGCAGGCCTCCCTCGCCGCCGTCCTCGGCGGCCCGGCCGAGGAGGTCGCACTGCCCGTGGAGGAAGAGCCCAAAGCGGAGCCCACGGAGTACGGCGAGTTCCTCGAGTTGCAGGGCCTCATCGTGAACCCCGCCGGCACGGAGGGCCTCCGCTACCTCATGGTGCACGTGGGGTTCGAGAGCGAGCAGGCGAAAGCGCTCGAAGAGCTGACGATGAAGGAGATCGCCGTGCGCGACGCCGTCATCAAGATCCTCAGCGCGAAGACCGTCCCCCAGCTCTCCGACATCGGCCGGCGCGACAGCCTCAAGGTGGAGATCCGCGACACCGTCAACGGGATGCTCCGCGAGGGGCAGATCGACCGCCTCTACTTCACGCAGTACGTCCTCCAATGACCCTGACGGCTTCCCCTCCTGCTCCTCCCGAAGGCCGGTCCGCCGGCGGCGCGCAGCCGTACGACTTCCGCCGACCCCGGCTGCTGTCGCACGACCGGCTCCGCGCCCTCCACGCCGTGCACGAGGTGTTCGGCCGGCGGCTCGCCGTCTACCTCTCGGCCCAGCTCCGCACGCTCGTCGAACTCTCCGTCACATCCGTCGAGCAGCGGACCTACGCCGACTACGTCGTGGCGAGCCGGGAGCCGGCCGCGTTCTTCGTCGGCACGGCGCGGGGGACGGACCACGCCCTGCTGCTGCAGATCGACACGCGGCTCGCGCTCTTCGTCGCGGAGAAGCTGTTCGGCGGGACCGGCGCGTTCGTGGACGAGCCGCGGTCGCTCTCGCAGATCGAACAGCGCGTCGCGCATCGCCTCGCCGACCGCGCCCTCGACGACCTCGGGGCGAGCTGGCGCGACGTCGCCCCGCTCTCGCTCACGAAAGGGGACTACGAGGCCGACGTCCAGTTCGTCCAGCTCCTGCCGGACGCCGAGCCCGTCGTCATCGTCACGTTCGAGGCGTGCGTCCGCGAGCGCTGCGCGCCGCTCACGCTCTGCTACCCCTTCGCCCTCGTCCAGCAGTTGATGGGCGCCACCCCCGCCAAAGAGAAGGTGACGCGCCCCGCCGCCGCCGAGCCGCCGCCGGTGCGTGCGCAGTACGCCGAAGCCGTGGGGACGACCGCCATCGAGCTCCGCGCCGAGCTCGGCCGGACCCGCCTCTCCCTCGGCGAGATCCTCAGCCTCGCCGTCGGCGACGTGGTCCCGCTCCAGCGCCGGCCCTCCGAGCCGCTCCCCGTCTACGTCGGCACACAGCCCCGCTTCAAAGCGCAGGCCGGGCGCTCCGGCTCGCGGTGCGCGCTCCAGATCGTCGAGGTTGTCGGTGCCGCTCCCTCCCCCGAACCCAACCCTCCGCACGCCGATGTCCGCTGATCAGCCCATGCCCGACGCCCCGCTCACCGAATCCCTCGCCGACACCGCGCCGTCCGAGCCCGCGTCGTCCGCCCCTGCGCCGTCCGCCACGCCCACCGTCGAAGTCGCCGCTGCCACGTTCCCCGACGTGGGCAGCGAACACCTCGGCGACGGCCCCGCGCGGGCGGCCGACCTCGGCGTGCTCCACGACGTCGAGCTCGACGTGACGGTCGAACTCGGCCGACGGCACCTCCCCCTCTCGGACGTGCTCCGCCTCGGCGCGGGGAGTGTAATCGAGCTGGAGAAGATGGTCGGCGAGCCGCTCGCGGTCTACGCCAACGGGCGGCTCATCGCCGAGGGCGAGGCCGTAGTCGTAGACGAGCAGTTCGGCGTCCGCATCACCCGGCTCGCCACGCCGAGCGCGGCCGGCAACGCTTTCCACTGAGCGGGCGCACTCGCGCGCGCGAGGACACACAATTCGGCCCCTGCGGCCCGTATGGCCAGCCGCCCCGGATGACCGGGGCGGCTGGCATCGTTTTCGCAGAGACCGGAATCACGTCGGCTCGTTTGCCGCCGCGCTCCGTCCCCGCCTCCGCCCGCCGCCATGCTCGCCCGTTTCTCCACCGCCGCCATCCCCCCGCCGTTGCTCCGCCGGATCGGCCTCTTCGCCGCCGGCCTGCTCGTGCTCTTCCTCGCCGTCCAGCTCATGCCGTCGGCCCCGCCCGACGCGGCGGCCGGGCAGGAGATTCGCGAGGCCGAAGCGCTCCGCGGCGGGCGGAGCGAGCGCGGCGGGCCCCGCCTGTTCAGCGTCGGCAACCTGATCGCGTTCGCGCTCCTCGCGGGCGGCGGCGCGTTTGCCCTCCACCTCCGCAAGCAGACCGGCGACCCCGCGACCGCTGCCCACCTTCACTCGGTCGGCCAGCTCCAGCTCGCGCAGGGCCAGCAGCTCCGGCTCGTCCGCTGCGGCGGCGACGTGCTCCTGCTAGGCGTCACGAGCGGGCAGATCACGCTGCTCCAGCGCTACCCCGCCGGCACGTTCGTCGGGCCCGAGCCTGAGCCCGAGCCCGACGCGCTCCCGCCCGGCTTCGCCGACCTCCTCCGCAGCAGCCTCGGCCGCCCGACCCATGCGTAACCCCGTGCCCCGCCTGCTGCTCCTCGCCGCTCTCCTCGCGTTCGCGCCCGCCGCGCTCGCGCCTGCCGTACTCGCGCAGGAAGCCTCGGCCGACCTCGCCGCTGAAACCGCCGCGCCCGCCCCTGCGCCCGATGCCCCGTCGAGTGGGTCGTCGGTCGGGTCCGTGCTCTCGCCGCTCCCCGGCGTGTCGCTGACGAAGGGGGACGAGGACCTTGCCCTCCCGATCCAGCTCCTCCTGCTCCTGACGGTGCTCACGCTCGCGCCGTCGGTCATCATCCTGATGACGAGCTTCACGCGGCTCATCGTCATCTTCAGCATCCTCCGCACGGCGCTCGGGATGCAGCAGTCGCCGCCGACGCAGATCATCATCGGGCTTGCGCTCTTCCTGACGTTCTTCATCATGGCGCCGGTCATCGAGGAGGTCAACACGAACGCGCTGGAGCCCTACCTCGCGGAGAAGATCACGCAGTCCGAAGCGCTCGCCCTCGCCGCCGCGCCGACGAAGGCGTTCATGCTGGAGCAGACGCGCGACAAGGACCTCATGCTGTTCATGGACATGGGCGGCCTCGACGCCGTAGCGACGCCGGAGGAGGTCCCGCTCCACGTGCTCGTCCCGGCGTTCGTGATCTCCGAGCTGCGGATCGCCTTCCAGATCGGGTTCATGCTGTTCCTCCCGTTCCTCATCGTGGACCTCATCGTGGCGAGCGTGCTGATGTCGATGGGCATGATGATGCTCCCGCCGGTGATGATCTCGCTCCCCATCAAGCTCCTCCTCTTCGTCCTCACGGACGGCTGGTACCTCATCGTCGAGTCCGTC
This window contains:
- a CDS encoding flagellar basal body-associated FliL family protein — translated: MADPIVPDPAAPPKRRWIPIVAAIVVPAVLGAWVAVSQQASLAAVLGGPAEEVALPVEEEPKAEPTEYGEFLELQGLIVNPAGTEGLRYLMVHVGFESEQAKALEELTMKEIAVRDAVIKILSAKTVPQLSDIGRRDSLKVEIRDTVNGMLREGQIDRLYFTQYVLQ
- a CDS encoding FliM/FliN family flagellar motor switch protein; the encoded protein is MTLTASPPAPPEGRSAGGAQPYDFRRPRLLSHDRLRALHAVHEVFGRRLAVYLSAQLRTLVELSVTSVEQRTYADYVVASREPAAFFVGTARGTDHALLLQIDTRLALFVAEKLFGGTGAFVDEPRSLSQIEQRVAHRLADRALDDLGASWRDVAPLSLTKGDYEADVQFVQLLPDAEPVVIVTFEACVRERCAPLTLCYPFALVQQLMGATPAKEKVTRPAAAEPPPVRAQYAEAVGTTAIELRAELGRTRLSLGEILSLAVGDVVPLQRRPSEPLPVYVGTQPRFKAQAGRSGSRCALQIVEVVGAAPSPEPNPPHADVR
- the fliN gene encoding flagellar motor switch protein FliN — protein: MSADQPMPDAPLTESLADTAPSEPASSAPAPSATPTVEVAAATFPDVGSEHLGDGPARAADLGVLHDVELDVTVELGRRHLPLSDVLRLGAGSVIELEKMVGEPLAVYANGRLIAEGEAVVVDEQFGVRITRLATPSAAGNAFH
- a CDS encoding flagellar biosynthetic protein FliO, whose amino-acid sequence is MLARFSTAAIPPPLLRRIGLFAAGLLVLFLAVQLMPSAPPDAAAGQEIREAEALRGGRSERGGPRLFSVGNLIAFALLAGGGAFALHLRKQTGDPATAAHLHSVGQLQLAQGQQLRLVRCGGDVLLLGVTSGQITLLQRYPAGTFVGPEPEPEPDALPPGFADLLRSSLGRPTHA
- the fliP gene encoding flagellar type III secretion system pore protein FliP (The bacterial flagellar biogenesis protein FliP forms a type III secretion system (T3SS)-type pore required for flagellar assembly.) — translated: MRNPVPRLLLLAALLAFAPAALAPAVLAQEASADLAAETAAPAPAPDAPSSGSSVGSVLSPLPGVSLTKGDEDLALPIQLLLLLTVLTLAPSVIILMTSFTRLIVIFSILRTALGMQQSPPTQIIIGLALFLTFFIMAPVIEEVNTNALEPYLAEKITQSEALALAAAPTKAFMLEQTRDKDLMLFMDMGGLDAVATPEEVPLHVLVPAFVISELRIAFQIGFMLFLPFLIVDLIVASVLMSMGMMMLPPVMISLPIKLLLFVLTDGWYLIVESVVRGYLG